CAATGTGGGCGAGGCGGGAAAGCCATTCTTCCCCTTCGTGTTCACCATCTTCACCTTCATCCTTGCCGGCAATCTTCTGGGTATGGTGCCCTACAGCTTCACCTTTACCAGCCACATCATCGTCACCTTCTCGCTCGCCATCGTCACCTTCCTCGGCGTGACCTTGGTCGGGCTCGTCCTGCATGGGCTGCACTTCTTCAGCTTCTTCGTGCCGAAGGGCGTGCCGGTGTTCATGCTGCCCTTGATGGTGGTGATCGAGGTGCTGTCGTATTTGACGAGGCCCATCAGCCTGTCGGTCCGGCTGTTCGCCAACATGATGGCCGGCCACACCATGCTGAAGGTGTTCGCCAGCTTCACCATCATGCTGGGAATTTTCGGCGTGGCGCCGATCGCCATCAACGTGGCGCTGACCGGCTTTGAAATTCTGGTCGCGCTCCTGCAGGCCTATGTGTTCGCGGTCCTGACCTGCATCTATCTCAACGACGCGATCCACCTGCACTGAGCTCAACGGAAAGGAAGA
This genomic window from Pseudomonadota bacterium contains:
- a CDS encoding F0F1 ATP synthase subunit A, producing MHSPIEQFQIKPLIALHVGGHDLAFSNSSLWMVVALLVLMAFFVAATAKAAVVPGRLQSTAELAYEFIAGMVRDNVGEAGKPFFPFVFTIFTFILAGNLLGMVPYSFTFTSHIIVTFSLAIVTFLGVTLVGLVLHGLHFFSFFVPKGVPVFMLPLMVVIEVLSYLTRPISLSVRLFANMMAGHTMLKVFASFTIMLGIFGVAPIAINVALTGFEILVALLQAYVFAVLTCIYLNDAIHLH